Within the Candidatus Palauibacter scopulicola genome, the region CGTGCAGGTACTTCCGCAGCTTCTCGTCTTCGGCGAGGAGCTTCGGGAACTCCTTGCCCTGCGCGTACCAGCGCGACCGCCACGGCTTGACCGCGCCGAGTCTGAATCCGTACGGGTGTGTCTTCTGGCCCATTAGTCTCTCGTGTCCACGACGACCGTCACATGACTGCTCCGCTTGAGCCGCGGGGTCGCTCTTCCGTAGGCGCGTGCCCTCCAGCGCCGAAGCGTCCTGCCCTCGTCCACATACGCCTCGCGCACATAGAGCTCGTCCACGTCCAGCGTTTCGCCCCCCTCGTCCGCCCGGTAGACCGCATTGGCGACGGCCGAACGGAGAACCTTTCCGATCGAGCGCGCCGCCTTCTTCTTCGAGAATTGCAGGATGGCGTAGGCCTCGTTGACGTCTCGCCCGCGAATCTGGTCGATGACCAGACGCATCTTCCGGGCGGACATGCCGAGATTCTTCGCCCTGGCTGTCGCCTGCATCAGACTCTGCCCCTCCGGTCTCGCGCGGAACCGGCGTGCCCGCGGAAGGTTCGCGTCGTCGCGAACTCTCCGAGCTTGTGCCCCACCATGTTCTCCGTCACGTAGACCGGGATGAACTTGTTGCCGTTGTGCACCGCGAGCGTGTGTCCGACGAAATCCGGGCTGATGGTCGAAGCCCTGGCCCACGTCTTGATGACCGACTTGTCTCCGGAATCGTTCATCCGCTGCACCTTCATCAGCAGCTTCTCGTCGATGTACGGTCCCTTCCGCACGCTTCTCGGCATCGGATCTCCCGTTCCTACTTCGTGGCCTTGCCGCGCTTGCGGCCGCGCACGATCAGCTTGTCGCTCGGCTTGTGCTTCTTCCTCGTCTTGCGACCCTCCGGCTTGCCCCACGGCGATACGGGCGGACGGCCGCCGGAACTGCGTCCCTCCCCACCCCCGAGGGGATGATCGACGGGATTCATCGCCACGCCGCGCACCTTGGGCCGCCGGCCCTTCCACCTCGACCGGCCCGCTTTGCCGGCCCGGATGAGTTCGTGGTCGACGTTGCCGACCTGCCCGACCGTGGCGCGGCACGATTCCGGCACCATGCGCATCTCGGTGCTCGGGAGCCGCAACGTGACCGCGCCCCGCTCCTTCGCGACGACCTGGACCGACGCGCCGGCCGAGCGGGCGAGCTGCGCGCCCTTGCCGGGCACAAGCTCCACGCCGTGCACGACCGTCCCGAGCGGGACCTCGCGTAGCGGCAGGCAGTTCCCCACGTTCGGGTCGATCCCCGACCCGGAGAGGATGGTGTCACCGACACCCAGACCTCGCGGGTGGAGGATGTAGCGCTTTTCTCCATCCGCGTAATGGATGAGCGCGATGCGGGCCGAGCGATTCGGGTCGTATTCGATCTCCGCGATGACGCCCGGCACGCCGTCCTTCCTGCGCTTGAAGTCGATGCGCCGGTAGCGCCGCTTGTGGCCGCCCCCTCGCCTCCGGCTCGTGATATGTCCGTGGTGGTTGCGGCCGGACTTCTTCGGCAGACCCTCCGTCAGCGACTTCTCCGGCTCGCTGCGGGTGATTTCCTCGAACGTCGATACGCTGCGGTATCGAGAGGCCGCCGTCACCGGCTTGAATTTGCGAATCGGCATCGATCAGGCTCCCTCCAGCACGTCGACGGGGCCATCGGCCACCTCGATGATCGCCTTCTTCCAGTGCGGCCTGCGGCCCATCATGCGCCCCATGCGCTTCTTCTTCCCCCGCACGTTCATCGTGCGCACGGAGGTGACTCGCCGTCCCTC harbors:
- the rplV gene encoding 50S ribosomal protein L22, with protein sequence MQATARAKNLGMSARKMRLVIDQIRGRDVNEAYAILQFSKKKAARSIGKVLRSAVANAVYRADEGGETLDVDELYVREAYVDEGRTLRRWRARAYGRATPRLKRSSHVTVVVDTRD
- the rpsS gene encoding 30S ribosomal protein S19 — translated: MPRSVRKGPYIDEKLLMKVQRMNDSGDKSVIKTWARASTISPDFVGHTLAVHNGNKFIPVYVTENMVGHKLGEFATTRTFRGHAGSARDRRGRV
- the rplB gene encoding 50S ribosomal protein L2, which gives rise to MPIRKFKPVTAASRYRSVSTFEEITRSEPEKSLTEGLPKKSGRNHHGHITSRRRGGGHKRRYRRIDFKRRKDGVPGVIAEIEYDPNRSARIALIHYADGEKRYILHPRGLGVGDTILSGSGIDPNVGNCLPLREVPLGTVVHGVELVPGKGAQLARSAGASVQVVAKERGAVTLRLPSTEMRMVPESCRATVGQVGNVDHELIRAGKAGRSRWKGRRPKVRGVAMNPVDHPLGGGEGRSSGGRPPVSPWGKPEGRKTRKKHKPSDKLIVRGRKRGKATK